Sequence from the Clostridium butyricum genome:
TTTGACACATAGTTGTAATATGGAAGTGATATCATTAAAATGCTGATATTGTTATTACTACATGTGGACATATTACTTAAATAGTAAAATTGAAAGATTTTAAATTAAAATTTATTCTTAAAATTTATGATTATTTCTATTTATATATTAAGTCATATAAACAAGGATAAAATAAAAAACATGAAAGAACCTATACCTGAGGGGGAAAAACTAATGTCTAAAAAGATAGTAAGTATATTTATGAGTTTAATAGTAGCAGCATCACTTGCAGGCTGCGGAAAAAGTACAGATGAAAACAGTAGCAATGCAAAAACAGCTAATCCTACAGAAAGTGCAAACAACACTGTGACCAATGAACAAGCAGAAGGTAAATGGGCACAAAATTATACTTTAGATGAAACTAAAAAGTTATATGAAGAAAAGTTAAGTAAAATGAAAGAAATAACTGAAGAATTAGGTGTAAAGTATAGTAGTGATGAAGTAATAAAAAAAGAAGATGATAAAACAATAACGGATAAATCAATATACTTTGATAATGAAAATCCAGAAAATAATAAAATCGAAAGTATGTATTATGGATTAAAGATATATGGTGAAAATCTTGAAGAAGGTGTAATAAGCTTAAAACTTACATTAAAGTTTGATGGCGAAAATGCAGTAAAGAATAATGACTTAGATTTAGGAAAAACATCATTTGCAAAGTACATAGCGGCCTTTACAGGAGAAGCTGATAGAGATTATTCTGACATAAATAAAGAAATCTTAGAAAAACTTGCAAGTGGAGATACTGAAGTAAGGATAAATAACACAATTGATGGGCTAAATGAAGAAATATTAGCCTCAAAAGATTGTATTTTTTATAAATTATCTACAAAAAAATATAAATTCGCAGATGCAGAAATGAGTATGGAATAGACCGTAAGGGGGAAGTTTTCTTGGAAAAAGATAATGTAAAAGAAAATGAAACAGAAGTTAATACAGATGAAAAAGAAGAAAATAGTGTAGAGCTTTCAAAAGAACATGAAGAAAATACAAATAATGAACTTCAAGATTTAATTGAAGATCATGAAGAAGTTGATTCTAAAGAAAATAATAAGCCATCATTTGGCAAGGAGATATTTGCAAATCTTTTAGATCAGTTTGTGATTCTTGCAGGTTCATCAGTTATATTATTAATAGCAGACGTAGTTATGCGTATGTTTGGATATCAGTTTGTAAGAGAAACTGGAATATTAGTAGCAGTAGTTATGTGTGTATACTTTGTTATAAACTGTTTCTATGTACAGCTAATGGAAAGAACAAAATTAAAAAATACTATTGCAAAGAAGATATTAAATCTATAAAATTATATACAATAAGATTATTTAGCAGATTGGGTTTACGTAAAATTAGTTTTGTGTAAATACCAATCTGTTGTTCTGATTATGGATAGTTAAAAATAAAAAACTATAGATGAAAAAATAATGATTATAGGAGTAAATAATGAGAAGAGGAAGCGACTTACAAGTTAAAATAGAAAAATTACAATTTCCATCAACAGGGATTGGTCATGCAGAAGATAAAATAATATATGTTAAAAATGCATTTCCAGGTCAGACTGTAACAGGAAGAGTAAAGAGAAAAAGAGAAGAATATGCTGACGTAAAGTTATTACAAGTTGATGAAAGAGCAGATTATGAAATACAAGCACCATGTCCTCATTTTGGAGTATGTGGAGGATGTTCATCACAAAGTCTTCCATATGAAAAACAGTTGGAATTTTTAAGTGAAGAAGTTAAAGCATTATTTGACGAAGCTGGTGTACCAACTGGTGAGTATCTTGGAATACAAGGAAGCCCAACACAGTTTGAATACAGAAATAAGATGGAATTCACATTTGGAGATGAAGCTAAGGGAGCTCCACTAGGTGTGGGTATGCATATGATAGGTAAATCTTTTGGTATAGTAACAGTTGATCAATGTATGCTGATTGATGAAGACTACAGAAAAGTAATAAGATTAACAGTAGATTATTTCAGAGAACAAAATTTACCTTATTATAGAATAATGAAAGCAGAAGGATACTTAAGACACTTAGTAATAAGAAAAGCTAAGAATACTGGTGAGCTTTTAGTTAACTTAGTAACAACAACTCAAATAGACTTTGATTTAAGCGATTATGTGAAGTTACTAAGAAATGAAAGTTATGATGGAAGATTAGTATCTATAATACATACAGAAAATGATTCAAAATCTGATGCAGTTATACCTGAAAAGGTTAATGTACTTTATGGTAAAGACTATATAAGAGAAGAATTATTAGGATTAGAATTTAACATATCACCATTTTCATTCTTCCAAACTAATACAAAGGGAGCAGAACAGCTTTATTCAATGGTACGTGATTTCATGGGAGATAGTGAAAATAAGGTTGTATTTGACCTTTATTGTGGAACAGGAACAATAGGTCAGATAGTAGCTCCAAAAGCTAAGAAAGTTGTAGGAATAGAACTTATAGAAGAAGCAGTTGAAGCAGCAAAAGAAAATGCTAAGCTTAATGGATTAGAAAACTGTGAATTCTTAGCGGGAGATGTTGCTGAAATAATAAAGAATGTAAAGGATAAGCCGGACATAATAATCTTAGATCCACCAAGAAGTGGGGTGCATCCAAAGGCTCTTGATTACGTAATCAAGTTCAATGCACCAGAAATTATTTATGTTTCTTGTAACCCTAAGACATTAGTAACTGATTTAGAAGTTCTTACTCAAAAGGGGTATAAAGTAGTTCAGACTAAGGTTAAGGATATGTTCCCTAATACACCTCATGCTGAGACAGTTGTTAAACTTACGAAGACCAAAGGGATGAAGTAAGTCTAACAAATGTCTGTGCAAGGGATGCCCAAGAAGCTGAGAGAAGCAAACTCAGATTTACTGTAGAAACTTTACAAGGATAGGATTAAGGAAAACTTAGTCCTATTTTTTATGGATTTATT
This genomic interval carries:
- a CDS encoding RDD family protein, whose product is MEKDNVKENETEVNTDEKEENSVELSKEHEENTNNELQDLIEDHEEVDSKENNKPSFGKEIFANLLDQFVILAGSSVILLIADVVMRMFGYQFVRETGILVAVVMCVYFVINCFYVQLMERTKLKNTIAKKILNL
- the rlmD gene encoding 23S rRNA (uracil(1939)-C(5))-methyltransferase RlmD; translation: MRRGSDLQVKIEKLQFPSTGIGHAEDKIIYVKNAFPGQTVTGRVKRKREEYADVKLLQVDERADYEIQAPCPHFGVCGGCSSQSLPYEKQLEFLSEEVKALFDEAGVPTGEYLGIQGSPTQFEYRNKMEFTFGDEAKGAPLGVGMHMIGKSFGIVTVDQCMLIDEDYRKVIRLTVDYFREQNLPYYRIMKAEGYLRHLVIRKAKNTGELLVNLVTTTQIDFDLSDYVKLLRNESYDGRLVSIIHTENDSKSDAVIPEKVNVLYGKDYIREELLGLEFNISPFSFFQTNTKGAEQLYSMVRDFMGDSENKVVFDLYCGTGTIGQIVAPKAKKVVGIELIEEAVEAAKENAKLNGLENCEFLAGDVAEIIKNVKDKPDIIILDPPRSGVHPKALDYVIKFNAPEIIYVSCNPKTLVTDLEVLTQKGYKVVQTKVKDMFPNTPHAETVVKLTKTKGMK